In Vibrio japonicus, the following are encoded in one genomic region:
- a CDS encoding CAP domain-containing protein translates to MKFIPLIALSAVILTGCGGSGGDSNSSDAVSSNGSNTSTGTEGTAPSTGGNSETTGGNSGTADPVSPPASNDFADLMLYAVNQARSQEQNCGGTMMPAVPALTWDYSLESAAYRHSSDMANADFMDHTGSDGSSPGDRIEDTGYVARAWAENVAVGQKDIDAVMAAWMASSGHCKNIMSSSVTEMGASAVENSGTKYGIYWTQVFGRPQ, encoded by the coding sequence ATGAAATTTATTCCATTAATCGCGCTTTCAGCAGTAATTTTGACAGGTTGTGGTGGTTCAGGCGGTGACTCTAATTCTTCAGATGCAGTGAGCTCTAACGGTAGCAACACGAGTACAGGCACCGAAGGCACAGCTCCATCCACTGGCGGTAACAGTGAAACAACCGGTGGCAATAGTGGAACGGCCGATCCAGTCTCTCCGCCTGCATCGAATGATTTTGCGGATCTTATGCTTTATGCCGTCAATCAAGCTCGCTCACAAGAGCAAAACTGTGGCGGTACAATGATGCCAGCTGTGCCAGCGTTGACGTGGGATTATAGCCTAGAATCTGCGGCTTATCGTCATTCTAGTGATATGGCAAACGCTGACTTTATGGATCACACTGGTTCTGATGGCAGTTCTCCGGGTGATCGTATCGAAGATACAGGCTACGTTGCCCGCGCTTGGGCAGAAAACGTTGCAGTCGGTCAGAAAGATATTGACGCGGTTATGGCAGCGTGGATGGCAAGTTCAGGTCACTGTAAAAACATTATGAGTAGCAGTGTGACTGAGATGGGCGCATCAGCGGTAGAAAATTCAGGTACGAAATACGGCATCTACTGGACACAGGTGTTTGGTCGTCCGCAGTAA
- a CDS encoding glycerophosphoryl diester phosphodiesterase: MNLTAHRGLSSLAPENTLSAFNMAIDYGCQWIEIDVQLTRDFVPVVIHDQTVDRCTNGTGRVADLSWHELRLLDAGSWFDEEFAGEHIPSLAETLSLVKDAGVSLNIELKTYPEDDIELLCERVAQIVTESEIDPNQLLFSSFSSEALTSIAQYLPNVRRGQLWQEIPTNLEVVLQEVGAYSVHCDYRFLTQEQAKHIKSIGYKLFCYTANVPEQVNAHWQWGVDMMITDMPQRYTNATVSERA; this comes from the coding sequence ATGAATTTAACCGCACACCGTGGCTTATCTAGCCTAGCGCCAGAAAACACATTATCCGCCTTCAACATGGCTATCGATTATGGCTGTCAATGGATTGAGATTGATGTGCAGCTAACACGTGACTTTGTTCCAGTTGTCATCCACGATCAAACGGTTGATCGCTGTACCAATGGCACAGGTAGAGTGGCTGATTTAAGTTGGCATGAGCTTAGATTATTGGATGCCGGCAGTTGGTTCGACGAGGAGTTCGCAGGAGAACATATCCCCTCATTAGCAGAGACCCTAAGTTTGGTCAAAGATGCGGGGGTTAGCTTGAATATTGAGCTTAAGACCTACCCCGAAGATGACATTGAACTACTGTGTGAGCGCGTTGCACAGATCGTTACCGAATCTGAAATCGACCCAAACCAACTGCTCTTTTCAAGTTTCAGTTCAGAAGCACTAACAAGCATTGCGCAATATTTGCCAAATGTAAGACGTGGTCAATTGTGGCAAGAAATACCCACCAACCTAGAAGTCGTGCTCCAAGAAGTCGGTGCATACAGCGTCCATTGTGATTATCGATTTCTCACTCAAGAACAAGCGAAGCACATCAAATCTATCGGGTACAAGCTGTTTTGCTATACCGCAAATGTTCCAGAGCAGGTCAACGCGCACTGGCAATGGGGTGTCGATATGATGATCACTGACATGCCTCAACGCTATACCAATGCTACCGTGTCGGAGCGTGCTTAA
- a CDS encoding cupin domain-containing protein, with amino-acid sequence MANLFQNIPNALPEEIFEDLLCSNGIKIERILSYGHTSPNDGWYDQEDNEWVLLLKGYGVIEFDDGRVVRLATGDYLNIKAHVKHKVVETCPDEVTIWLAVFY; translated from the coding sequence ATGGCAAACTTGTTTCAAAACATTCCTAACGCGCTCCCAGAGGAAATATTCGAAGATCTACTTTGTTCAAATGGGATAAAGATAGAACGAATACTTTCATATGGACACACGTCTCCGAATGACGGTTGGTACGATCAAGAAGATAACGAATGGGTACTGCTGTTAAAAGGGTATGGCGTTATTGAGTTTGATGATGGGCGTGTGGTGCGTTTGGCAACGGGTGACTACTTGAATATCAAGGCACATGTGAAACACAAGGTTGTCGAAACTTGCCCGGATGAAGTGACGATATGGTTGGCCGTTTTTTACTAA
- a CDS encoding DeoR/GlpR family DNA-binding transcription regulator — MHELSHRQQTIVELIHQQEYCSIDGLAQRFDVTTQTIRRDINELCNLGLARRHHGGVGLPITLNNRSYASRSMTNLPDKQRIAEQVVSAIPNGITLFLGIGTTIACIAERLENHRELRVVTNNLEAAHILSQFSHIETWIPGGRIRTNDRDVVDNGVADFFAQFSADIGIIGCAAVSELSSPDLSLNSKLNISSQEYVMEHKLPEAKVSQAIISNSQQTWLVANNTKWQRKANTKVAPLSLFDRVFQGRWHIASNEAHTV; from the coding sequence ATGCACGAGCTTAGTCACCGTCAACAGACCATCGTTGAGCTTATCCATCAGCAAGAGTACTGCTCCATTGATGGATTGGCTCAACGCTTTGATGTCACCACACAAACCATCCGCAGAGATATTAATGAGCTGTGTAATTTAGGGCTCGCACGACGGCATCATGGTGGCGTGGGATTACCCATCACCTTAAACAATCGAAGTTATGCCTCTCGGTCGATGACAAATTTGCCAGACAAACAGCGTATTGCCGAGCAAGTCGTCAGCGCCATTCCTAATGGGATTACTTTGTTCTTGGGCATTGGAACCACAATTGCCTGCATCGCAGAACGATTAGAAAACCATAGGGAGTTACGAGTGGTCACGAACAACCTTGAAGCCGCGCATATCCTGTCGCAATTTAGCCATATTGAGACTTGGATACCGGGAGGCCGTATTCGTACCAATGACCGCGATGTGGTAGACAATGGCGTTGCAGACTTCTTTGCTCAGTTTTCAGCGGATATTGGTATCATTGGATGTGCCGCTGTCTCAGAGCTCTCCAGCCCCGACTTATCACTAAACAGCAAACTCAACATTTCGTCCCAAGAATACGTGATGGAACATAAGTTACCTGAAGCGAAAGTTAGCCAGGCGATCATCTCGAATTCTCAACAAACGTGGCTGGTCGCAAACAACACGAAATGGCAACGTAAAGCGAACACAAAAGTTGCGCCACTAAGCTTATTTGATCGTGTCTTCCAAGGACGTTGGCATATCGCTTCGAATGAAGCCCATACGGTTTAG
- the ugpA gene encoding sn-glycerol-3-phosphate ABC transporter permease UgpA encodes MSSPVVFKNKWLPVALIAPQLIITLVFFIWPAGQAIFQSSQLEDAFGMSREFVGMENFETLLNDPYYLDSLFTTLRFSVSVAVLALVSALVLSAFAEQIVRGATMYRTFLIWPYAVAPVVAGSLWLFLFDPTIGIATQGLAWFGVDWNPTLNGDHAMWMVIITSTWKQISYNFLFFLAALQSVPRSLHEAAAIDGSGPVKRFITISFPLISPTSFFLLVVNFVYAFFDTFAIIHAMTQGGPSNSTSTLVYKVYNDGFIGLDLGSSAAQSVILMILVATLTVFQFKYVEKKVAY; translated from the coding sequence ATGTCATCGCCAGTTGTATTTAAAAACAAGTGGCTGCCTGTAGCGTTAATCGCACCTCAATTGATCATTACTTTGGTGTTTTTTATTTGGCCAGCAGGACAAGCTATTTTTCAGTCTTCACAACTTGAAGACGCTTTCGGTATGAGCCGAGAATTCGTTGGGATGGAGAACTTTGAAACGCTCCTTAACGATCCCTATTATTTAGATTCGTTGTTTACCACGTTGCGGTTCAGTGTCAGCGTTGCCGTGCTGGCTCTCGTTAGCGCTTTAGTGCTGTCTGCGTTTGCGGAACAGATTGTGCGTGGTGCGACCATGTATCGAACTTTTTTAATCTGGCCGTATGCGGTCGCCCCAGTGGTGGCGGGATCGCTTTGGTTATTTTTATTTGATCCGACGATTGGTATTGCCACTCAAGGTTTAGCTTGGTTCGGAGTCGATTGGAACCCAACTCTTAACGGTGACCATGCAATGTGGATGGTGATCATCACCTCAACCTGGAAACAGATCAGCTATAACTTCTTATTCTTTTTAGCGGCATTGCAATCTGTTCCTCGCTCTCTGCATGAGGCGGCCGCCATTGATGGTAGCGGGCCAGTGAAACGCTTTATAACGATCAGCTTTCCTCTTATCTCGCCAACCAGTTTTTTCCTGCTGGTGGTGAACTTCGTTTACGCATTTTTTGACACTTTCGCCATTATCCATGCGATGACCCAAGGCGGGCCGAGCAACAGTACATCCACGCTTGTTTATAAGGTGTATAACGACGGCTTCATCGGGTTAGATCTTGGTTCATCGGCCGCTCAGTCTGTCATTCTGATGATCTTGGTCGCGACATTAACCGTGTTCCAATTTAAATATGTTGAGAAGAAGGTGGCTTACTAA
- the ugpE gene encoding sn-glycerol-3-phosphate ABC transporter permease UgpE, giving the protein MVERRPIFNLFCHVILVLGIASIALPVWIAIVATTHENSAFSTGTPLWFGDLGFSVFAELLGNASTVNNTELPITGMLFNSLVMALCITLGKLTISIMSAYAVVFFRFPGRMIAFWMIFFTLMLPVEVRIMPTFEVITNLNMLNSFYGLTIPLIASATATFLFRQFFLTVPHELVEAARIDGAGPMKFFIDILLPLSRTNIAALFVITFIYGWNQYLWPLLITTDIEYYTIVMGIKQMLGVVDGVVEWNKIMATTIIAMLPPVVVVLAMQKAFVKGLVDSEK; this is encoded by the coding sequence ATGGTAGAGCGTCGACCTATATTTAATTTGTTTTGTCACGTTATCCTTGTACTCGGGATAGCGTCCATCGCTTTACCCGTATGGATAGCGATAGTCGCGACCACACATGAGAACAGTGCATTTTCCACTGGAACGCCGCTTTGGTTTGGTGATCTTGGTTTCTCGGTGTTTGCAGAACTCTTGGGTAATGCCAGTACTGTAAACAACACCGAGCTACCGATTACGGGCATGCTGTTTAACTCACTCGTGATGGCCTTGTGTATCACCCTAGGGAAATTGACGATCTCAATTATGTCTGCTTACGCGGTGGTGTTCTTTCGTTTTCCGGGGAGAATGATCGCGTTTTGGATGATCTTCTTTACTTTGATGTTGCCTGTTGAAGTTCGCATTATGCCGACATTTGAGGTGATCACGAACCTGAATATGCTGAACTCGTTTTACGGGTTAACCATTCCACTCATTGCCAGTGCAACCGCGACTTTTCTATTTAGGCAGTTCTTTTTGACTGTTCCTCACGAGCTGGTCGAAGCGGCACGAATAGATGGCGCTGGGCCAATGAAATTTTTCATTGATATTTTACTGCCGCTGTCACGAACAAATATCGCCGCGCTGTTTGTTATCACTTTTATCTACGGCTGGAACCAATACCTTTGGCCACTGCTTATCACAACCGACATTGAATACTACACCATCGTTATGGGCATTAAGCAGATGCTTGGCGTGGTGGATGGTGTCGTTGAATGGAACAAAATCATGGCGACCACGATCATTGCCATGCTTCCGCCAGTTGTCGTGGTACTCGCGATGCAAAAAGCGTTTGTGAAAGGTCTAGTCGATTCGGAGAAATAA
- the ugpB gene encoding sn-glycerol-3-phosphate ABC transporter substrate-binding protein UgpB encodes MSIKYLTGLAVTAALMSAQAQAKTEVEWWHAMGGALGKKVNEIAADFNASQSDYEIKPVYKGSYAETMTSAIAAFRAKEQPAIVQVFEVGTATMMGAEKAIYPVYQLMSDTKEPFNPDNYLAAVTGYYTTNDGQMLSMPFNSSTPVLYYNKDMFAKAGVKDAPKTWKEMEDVSRKLLASGAKCGFSTTWQSWTQIENFGARNNLPVATNNNGFAGLDTQFKFNESAFVKHIEQMGEWSKEGIFKYGGRQSDGMPLFYTQECAMTMGSSASLAGIKENMKDVDIGVAQLPYDSDVISKPQNTIIGGASLWVLRGHSNDKYKGVAKFFSYLSSPEVQADWHQFTGYLPITKQAYELTKKQGFYQQNPGTDTAVLQMTSVAPTENSKGIRFGNFLQTRDIINEELEAVWAGKASAKTALNNAVRRGDEQLRRFERTQK; translated from the coding sequence ATGTCGATTAAATACCTCACTGGGCTTGCAGTTACCGCTGCTCTGATGAGCGCTCAGGCACAAGCAAAAACGGAAGTCGAGTGGTGGCACGCAATGGGTGGTGCACTTGGAAAGAAGGTCAATGAAATTGCTGCAGACTTTAACGCAAGCCAGTCAGACTACGAAATCAAACCGGTGTACAAAGGCAGTTACGCAGAAACAATGACCAGTGCCATTGCTGCGTTTCGTGCTAAAGAACAGCCTGCGATCGTGCAAGTGTTTGAGGTAGGTACGGCAACCATGATGGGCGCGGAAAAAGCCATTTACCCGGTATACCAACTGATGTCGGACACAAAAGAACCGTTTAATCCGGATAACTACCTAGCTGCGGTCACGGGTTACTACACGACAAATGATGGCCAAATGCTTTCAATGCCTTTTAACAGTTCAACACCAGTGCTTTATTACAACAAAGACATGTTTGCAAAAGCGGGTGTTAAAGACGCGCCTAAAACGTGGAAAGAGATGGAGGATGTCTCACGTAAGCTACTGGCATCTGGCGCGAAGTGCGGCTTTAGCACCACATGGCAGTCGTGGACTCAAATTGAGAACTTTGGCGCGCGTAACAACCTGCCTGTCGCGACAAACAACAACGGCTTTGCTGGCTTAGATACCCAATTCAAGTTTAATGAATCTGCGTTTGTGAAACATATCGAGCAAATGGGTGAATGGTCGAAAGAGGGCATCTTTAAGTATGGTGGACGTCAGTCAGACGGCATGCCGCTGTTCTATACCCAAGAGTGCGCAATGACGATGGGATCGTCTGCGAGCTTGGCGGGCATTAAAGAGAACATGAAAGACGTGGATATCGGTGTTGCTCAACTGCCTTATGACTCCGATGTGATCTCTAAACCGCAAAACACCATTATTGGTGGTGCTTCGCTATGGGTACTTCGTGGCCACTCTAACGACAAGTACAAAGGCGTAGCGAAATTCTTCAGCTACCTATCTAGCCCAGAAGTACAGGCCGATTGGCACCAGTTCACAGGCTATCTACCGATTACAAAACAGGCGTATGAGTTGACCAAAAAGCAAGGTTTCTACCAGCAAAACCCAGGTACAGACACTGCGGTTCTGCAGATGACGTCAGTAGCGCCAACTGAAAACTCAAAAGGGATTCGTTTTGGTAACTTCTTGCAAACGCGCGACATCATTAACGAAGAGCTAGAAGCAGTATGGGCAGGTAAAGCAAGTGCGAAAACTGCACTGAACAATGCCGTGCGTCGTGGTGATGAGCAATTACGCCGTTTTGAACGCACACAAAAATAA